The proteins below are encoded in one region of Maribacter aestuarii:
- a CDS encoding TetR/AcrR family transcriptional regulator, producing the protein MDKTLKRMATMQRMQVTGLELFYTKGYFNTSVDDILKKLSLSKGAFYYHFESKEDFFLQIVQNLMARKVYSTLIEPIEGHDNPLELITNCFDDALETAVHNEMDFGCILSNFLTEFQGKNENIMKHLGDIVSIWEVNLVSTLQKGKYNGYIDRHVDCEAVATYLISSYFGIRTLMVGTAPSARKYRFMAQLRQYFKSIEAKPIAI; encoded by the coding sequence ATGGACAAAACTTTAAAACGCATGGCTACCATGCAACGCATGCAAGTAACCGGATTGGAATTGTTTTATACGAAAGGATACTTCAATACCAGTGTAGACGATATTTTAAAGAAATTATCCCTCTCCAAAGGAGCTTTCTATTATCATTTTGAATCTAAGGAGGATTTCTTCCTACAGATCGTTCAAAACTTAATGGCTAGAAAAGTTTACAGTACATTAATTGAACCGATTGAAGGTCATGATAATCCGTTAGAACTTATAACGAATTGCTTTGATGATGCCCTTGAAACGGCTGTGCACAATGAGATGGATTTTGGATGTATATTAAGTAACTTCCTAACAGAATTTCAGGGGAAGAATGAGAATATTATGAAGCATTTGGGTGATATTGTTTCCATTTGGGAAGTAAACCTAGTTTCTACACTACAAAAAGGAAAATATAATGGTTATATAGATAGGCATGTGGATTGTGAAGCGGTAGCTACCTATCTCATAAGTTCCTATTTTGGCATACGCACTTTAATGGTGGGCACAGCTCCGAGCGCAAGGAAATATCGCTTCATGGCTCAACTAAGACAATACTTTAAATCGATAGAAGCAAAACCAATCGCGATATAA
- the arsS gene encoding arsenosugar biosynthesis radical SAM (seleno)protein ArsS (Some members of this family are selenoproteins.), whose translation MATKSLKAKGNELAESKRQLDILNGGIFADGELPYFKDKISKIGHFPLRPKKLEILQINVGYMCNQVCEHCHVDAGPDRKEIMTRETMMQCLEVIKNTEAHTLDLTGGAPEMNPDFRWFVEEAAKAGIKDFIVRSNLTIIRANKKYYDLPDFFKKHNVHVISSMPHYTRGKTDKQRGDGVFDKSIKALQELNKRGYGMPGSSLRLDLVYNPSGAYLPGDQAAMEKDFKKALDEDFGIQFHNLFAITNLPIARFLDYLIASENYEDYMYALVEAYNPSAVANVMCTNTISISWDGWLYDCDFNQMLDLKVASKVKHIKDYNEDLLNDRNIIISQHCYGCTAGAGSSCQGTVA comes from the coding sequence ATGGCTACAAAATCATTAAAAGCAAAAGGAAACGAGCTAGCAGAAAGCAAAAGACAGCTCGATATTTTAAACGGAGGAATCTTTGCCGATGGGGAACTCCCCTATTTCAAGGATAAGATTTCAAAAATTGGACACTTTCCGTTGCGGCCAAAAAAGCTTGAAATACTACAGATAAACGTGGGGTATATGTGCAACCAGGTCTGTGAACACTGTCATGTGGATGCAGGACCTGACCGAAAAGAGATTATGACCCGCGAAACCATGATGCAATGTTTGGAGGTCATTAAGAATACCGAGGCGCATACATTGGATTTAACCGGAGGAGCTCCTGAAATGAACCCTGATTTTAGATGGTTTGTAGAAGAGGCCGCCAAAGCAGGCATCAAGGATTTTATTGTAAGGTCCAACCTTACCATAATCCGTGCGAATAAAAAATACTACGATTTACCGGATTTCTTTAAGAAGCATAACGTTCATGTTATTTCCTCCATGCCACATTATACCCGTGGTAAAACGGATAAACAACGTGGTGATGGCGTTTTTGACAAATCGATAAAAGCCCTGCAAGAACTCAATAAACGTGGATACGGTATGCCGGGAAGTTCGTTGAGATTGGATTTGGTCTATAATCCCTCTGGCGCGTACCTGCCAGGAGACCAAGCGGCCATGGAAAAGGACTTTAAAAAGGCATTGGATGAAGATTTCGGCATTCAGTTCCATAATCTATTTGCCATAACCAACCTCCCTATCGCACGTTTCTTAGATTATTTGATTGCTTCCGAGAACTATGAGGACTATATGTATGCCCTGGTTGAGGCTTATAACCCTTCCGCTGTGGCAAACGTCATGTGTACCAACACGATTTCCATAAGCTGGGACGGTTGGTTGTACGATTGTGATTTTAACCAAATGCTGGACCTGAAGGTGGCGAGCAAAGTAAAACACATTAAAGATTATAACGAGGATTTGTTAAACGACAGGAACATCATTATTTCACAACATTGTTATGGCTGTACGGCTGGAGCTGGAAGTAGTTGTCAGGGTACGGTAGCGTAG
- a CDS encoding TIGR04282 family arsenosugar biosynthesis glycosyltransferase has translation MKFPVTTAVLVFANSSHEELLHKPMLKGKLLFDRLTHETLAKVRKSGLPYFHVSEKEQVGKSFGERFSNAIQTVFDQGFENIITIGNDTPQLQTRHLIETEKALKAGKTVLGPSLDGGFYLMGIHKSKFDAENFKKLPWQRFSLLNRISVLLDQTEALVYKLPALGDLDNLNDVKRLTSFRKSISSTLVHLLALIIGLENKIIDAVSGQFSSIYLHQIFNKGSPILLHS, from the coding sequence TTGAAATTCCCCGTTACAACTGCTGTTCTGGTATTTGCCAATTCTTCCCATGAGGAATTGTTGCATAAACCTATGCTTAAGGGGAAGCTTTTATTTGATAGGCTTACACATGAAACGCTGGCAAAGGTTCGAAAATCAGGGCTTCCTTATTTTCATGTTTCGGAAAAAGAACAAGTAGGCAAGTCTTTTGGCGAACGTTTTTCGAATGCCATTCAAACCGTATTCGACCAAGGCTTTGAAAATATCATTACCATTGGTAATGATACTCCCCAATTACAAACAAGACATTTAATTGAAACGGAAAAAGCTTTAAAAGCAGGAAAAACCGTTTTGGGCCCTTCCTTGGATGGTGGATTCTACCTCATGGGCATTCATAAGTCAAAATTCGATGCTGAAAATTTTAAAAAGCTACCATGGCAACGTTTTAGCCTTTTAAACCGTATTTCAGTCCTTTTGGACCAAACAGAGGCACTTGTCTATAAATTGCCTGCACTGGGCGATTTGGACAATCTAAATGATGTAAAGCGATTGACATCTTTTAGAAAGTCTATTTCGTCAACGTTAGTACATCTACTTGCACTTATTATCGGGCTTGAAAACAAAATTATAGATGCAGTTAGTGGTCAGTTTTCTTCCATCTATCTTCACCAGATTTTTAACAAAGGCTCTCCCATATTACTTCATTCTTAG
- a CDS encoding SusD/RagB family nutrient-binding outer membrane lipoprotein, protein MKYIKSYLSLTFVLVFFASCTKDFEEINTNPNQPVSVQPSLLLRQVIYDYGEQMSYEGFTAGDLLGQYRTALDFNLFDRHDLKSPQLGGNPWPILYTNLRDNEEILRLAQENPTFAVYEGPARILKAYMAGALTDMFGDVPYSQGFKGKIGTVTPVYDAQEDIYLAEGGIFDNLEKGIAAIEDYSGTIPLEGDILFDGDLEAWLRFARSLQIKFLIRTSSVRDNASALQSLFDSNGFIRENVQNATFDFNNGEPNNFRLARLRIGDFNNFVLSETMEEILTDLNDPRLSVLFRPFSNSTSAQEFNGLLNGVDATQNAVVLADYSLAGSIFRESTSALDANFMTSWETYFLLAEAAERGLISADAQDLYETGVVHAFEYWNTTLPADYLLAEGAYGNGNPLENIITQKWIANIINGYEGWIEYRRTGFPQLKTISASLNNDLIPVRMPYPAEEQALNSVNYEAAAAKTDGNSINSPVWWDE, encoded by the coding sequence ATGAAATATATAAAATCGTATTTGAGTTTAACATTTGTACTTGTGTTTTTTGCCTCTTGCACCAAAGACTTTGAAGAAATCAACACCAATCCAAATCAACCTGTTTCTGTGCAGCCCAGTTTGTTATTACGACAAGTAATCTATGATTATGGTGAACAAATGTCGTATGAAGGTTTTACCGCTGGGGATTTATTGGGGCAGTACAGAACCGCACTAGATTTTAACCTTTTTGATAGGCACGACTTAAAATCGCCCCAGTTGGGTGGTAATCCTTGGCCCATATTATACACCAACCTTCGCGACAATGAAGAAATTTTACGCTTAGCCCAGGAGAACCCGACCTTTGCTGTCTACGAGGGTCCTGCTCGGATTCTAAAAGCCTATATGGCGGGAGCTTTGACCGATATGTTTGGGGATGTTCCTTATTCTCAGGGTTTCAAAGGAAAAATAGGGACCGTTACCCCGGTCTATGATGCACAGGAGGATATCTATCTGGCGGAAGGCGGTATTTTCGATAATCTTGAAAAAGGAATAGCAGCTATTGAAGACTATTCCGGCACCATTCCTTTAGAGGGCGACATTCTGTTTGATGGCGATTTAGAAGCGTGGTTGCGTTTTGCCCGCTCACTCCAGATTAAATTTTTGATACGTACCTCTAGTGTTCGGGACAATGCCAGTGCATTGCAATCACTGTTTGATAGTAATGGATTCATACGTGAAAACGTGCAAAATGCCACCTTCGATTTTAATAATGGGGAGCCCAATAATTTTCGCTTAGCCCGATTAAGAATTGGCGATTTCAACAATTTTGTGCTATCGGAGACCATGGAGGAAATTTTGACAGACCTAAACGACCCCAGATTATCCGTCTTGTTCCGTCCATTTTCTAACAGTACATCAGCACAAGAGTTCAATGGGCTTTTGAACGGTGTTGACGCCACACAAAATGCCGTTGTTTTAGCGGACTATTCTTTGGCCGGAAGCATCTTCAGGGAAAGTACGAGTGCTTTAGACGCCAATTTTATGACAAGTTGGGAGACGTATTTCCTATTGGCAGAAGCCGCGGAACGTGGTTTAATATCTGCCGATGCACAGGACTTGTATGAAACCGGTGTTGTACATGCTTTTGAGTACTGGAACACAACATTGCCCGCAGATTATCTACTAGCAGAGGGTGCATATGGCAACGGGAATCCCTTAGAAAATATCATTACCCAAAAATGGATCGCAAATATCATTAATGGATATGAAGGCTGGATAGAATATCGAAGGACCGGATTTCCACAATTAAAGACAATTTCAGCGAGTTTAAATAACGATTTAATTCCAGTGCGTATGCCCTATCCGGCAGAGGAGCAGGCGTTAAATTCCGTCAATTATGAAGCAGCGGCAGCTAAAACGGATGGGAATAGCATAAATTCACCTGTGTGGTGGGACGAATAG
- a CDS encoding glycosyltransferase family 9 protein yields MVKNKPQHVLVIRLSAMGDVAMTVPVLIALTQKYPELKITVLTKSFYEPILDQISNVLVYGADVKGRHKGLLGLWTLYKELMRLDITSVADLHNVLRSSILKTFFWLGGVPVIQIDKGRAEKKALTSETNKIFKPLKTTHERYTEVFQQLGYPVTLDSGCVKSKQPLSEDVKERLVFDGKQCIGVAPFAAFSGKTYPLHLMETVLHKLNGIKTYRIFLFGGGAVEKQQLELWENQFVNCTSVIGKISFSEELKLISNLDLMLAMDSGNAHLAAVYGVPTITLWGVTHPHAGFCPYGQAHNTILSDRQKFPLIPTSVYGNKFPNGYDKVMETITPEQVVETIQQTLSNKK; encoded by the coding sequence CCGCAATGGGTGACGTCGCCATGACGGTCCCGGTATTAATTGCCCTTACCCAGAAATATCCTGAACTTAAAATAACGGTACTCACCAAATCCTTTTATGAACCCATATTGGACCAAATCTCAAACGTATTAGTTTACGGGGCGGATGTAAAAGGTAGACATAAAGGTTTGCTAGGACTTTGGACATTATATAAAGAATTAATGAGGCTGGATATCACGAGTGTTGCGGATTTGCACAATGTGCTACGAAGTTCCATACTCAAAACGTTTTTCTGGCTTGGAGGTGTCCCAGTAATACAAATCGATAAGGGCCGTGCGGAAAAAAAGGCATTGACCTCTGAAACAAATAAAATATTCAAACCGCTAAAGACTACGCATGAAAGATATACCGAGGTCTTTCAACAATTAGGTTATCCAGTTACGTTGGATAGCGGTTGTGTTAAGTCAAAACAACCTTTATCTGAAGATGTAAAAGAGCGCTTAGTTTTTGATGGAAAACAGTGCATAGGAGTGGCCCCATTTGCTGCCTTTTCGGGAAAAACATATCCTTTACATCTTATGGAGACGGTACTTCATAAACTGAATGGTATAAAAACCTATAGGATATTCTTATTCGGTGGCGGTGCAGTTGAGAAACAGCAACTGGAACTATGGGAAAATCAATTCGTCAATTGTACTAGTGTAATCGGTAAGATTTCTTTTTCTGAGGAATTAAAACTAATCTCTAATTTAGATTTGATGCTCGCCATGGATAGTGGTAATGCGCATCTTGCTGCTGTGTATGGTGTTCCTACCATAACCTTATGGGGAGTTACGCATCCCCACGCCGGGTTTTGTCCGTACGGGCAAGCGCATAATACAATTCTTTCCGATAGGCAAAAGTTTCCGTTAATACCAACATCCGTTTACGGGAATAAATTTCCAAATGGTTACGACAAGGTTATGGAAACCATTACGCCGGAGCAAGTAGTAGAAACAATACAGCAAACACTTAGTAATAAAAAGTAG
- a CDS encoding arsenosugar biosynthesis-associated peroxidase-like protein: MADSYYDPKDLRKFGKITEWSEELGTKFFDYYGKVFEEGALSAREKSLIALAVSHVVKCPYCIDAYTKDGLQKGITKEEMMEAVHVGAAIESGATLVHGVQMMNKYDKLSM; encoded by the coding sequence ATGGCAGATTCTTATTACGATCCAAAGGACCTCAGAAAATTTGGTAAGATTACGGAATGGAGCGAAGAGCTCGGCACCAAATTCTTTGATTATTATGGTAAGGTTTTCGAAGAAGGCGCACTAAGTGCTAGGGAGAAATCATTAATTGCCTTGGCAGTTTCCCATGTAGTAAAATGTCCTTACTGTATTGATGCCTATACCAAAGATGGTTTACAAAAGGGCATTACCAAAGAAGAAATGATGGAAGCCGTGCATGTTGGAGCCGCTATTGAAAGTGGTGCAACCTTGGTACACGGAGTACAGATGATGAACAAGTATGATAAATTATCGATGTAA
- a CDS encoding SusC/RagA family TonB-linked outer membrane protein — protein MKYLLLVVSLFITTITLAQETISGSVKDTTGQPIPYVNVQLSGTNKGTITNEAGKYSIEVPNLSGALKFSILGYETKTVPINNVSILDVTLSESSEQLNEVVLTALGLKRETKELGYVVQSLDAEGITEVKSVNFLDNLSGKLAGVTINQGATGVGSSSKITIRGEASFSNNNPLFIVDGVPINNNSVFNFTNEAAAGFQEVDFGNGAMEVNPDDIAEVSVLKGPSAAALYGTRAANGVIVIETRDGSKSKGLGISYNTSFFVDSAFKLPDFQNEYGQGQAGVFEFVDGLGGGTSDNITYSWGPRLDVGNLIPQFDSPVTLPNGTIVRGGDTSVYNGLPITPTEFRSHPDNLKNFYETGTTFINNLAISSGFDKGNFRLSFTDLRSESIIPGVNLDRQTVSARLNFRPLDKLRVNSSISYVNSQSDNRPSNGYGSENVNYSLVAWGPRSLDINSLRNYWQPGLEGLQQYSFNYTFFDNPYFILFENRNSFNRDRVFGNVSVSYDIADNLTANIRTGMDYSSELRQFRRAFSSNRFSNGGYAEHDVFYREINTDFLLNYNNSFGDFEVDVSLGGNRLDQKAFTAQSQTTSLAQPGIFRLSNAASPVEVFEFESNKRINSFYGLAKIGYKNYLYLDITGRNDWSSALATPFSVDNVSFFYPSVSSSLILSEIIAMPQEVSFAKLRASYAQVGNDTNPYQTTGAFIAQTPLNGQPTFSDQNIIANPNLRPEQTAAIEVGADVRFFGDRLNLDISYYNAVTKDQIISLPIGISSGFTQQVVNGGKVRSIGVEIILGVTPLITQDFKWNSTLNFSTNRSTVEDLPQDDGRLTLAFSRIYDSQNQTVFVQVEEGGRIGDLYGTGYLKNENGDFILTDEGRYIPDNTLQKLGNFNPDFMLGFNNQFNYKSWDLGFLFDWRQGGIIVSRTRALGNVGGQLAETAFRPEEGIVPQGVVNTGTVENPVYVPNTIAVTAESYYRQFYDRNHEENNTYDASFLKLRQFSIGYTFDNLKFLQQDASLRLSLIGRNLFAITENPHFDPEQLAVQGQGFVSGIEDMSYATTRSIGFKAGFNF, from the coding sequence ATGAAGTATCTATTGTTGGTTGTGAGCCTATTCATAACTACTATCACGTTAGCCCAAGAAACCATTTCTGGTTCGGTAAAGGATACCACCGGGCAACCTATTCCTTATGTAAACGTACAATTATCGGGAACGAATAAGGGTACCATTACCAATGAGGCAGGCAAATACAGTATAGAAGTCCCTAATCTATCAGGTGCCTTAAAATTTTCAATTTTAGGTTACGAAACTAAAACTGTACCCATTAACAATGTAAGTATATTGGACGTTACGCTTTCGGAATCTTCAGAACAACTGAATGAAGTCGTTTTGACCGCCCTAGGCCTTAAACGGGAGACCAAAGAATTGGGATACGTTGTGCAAAGCTTAGATGCGGAAGGAATCACCGAGGTCAAATCAGTTAACTTTTTGGACAACTTGAGCGGTAAACTTGCAGGGGTGACCATCAATCAAGGTGCTACAGGAGTAGGATCTTCCTCCAAAATTACCATCCGAGGAGAGGCATCGTTCTCGAACAATAATCCGCTATTTATTGTAGATGGGGTTCCCATTAACAACAATTCAGTCTTCAACTTTACCAATGAAGCCGCCGCTGGCTTCCAAGAAGTCGATTTTGGGAACGGCGCCATGGAGGTAAATCCCGATGACATTGCCGAAGTTTCGGTACTAAAAGGACCTAGCGCAGCGGCCCTTTATGGTACGCGTGCCGCAAATGGTGTCATTGTTATCGAAACTAGGGACGGCTCCAAGAGTAAAGGGCTTGGAATAAGTTATAATACCAGTTTTTTTGTGGATTCCGCCTTCAAACTCCCCGACTTTCAAAATGAGTACGGTCAAGGTCAGGCTGGCGTATTTGAATTTGTAGACGGTCTTGGCGGCGGTACCAGCGATAATATCACCTACAGTTGGGGGCCACGTCTGGATGTTGGCAATTTAATTCCTCAATTTGATAGTCCGGTAACCTTACCGAATGGAACTATAGTACGTGGTGGAGATACCTCCGTATACAATGGTTTGCCCATTACACCAACGGAGTTCCGCTCCCATCCAGATAATCTTAAGAACTTCTATGAAACGGGAACTACGTTCATAAACAATCTGGCCATCTCATCTGGTTTCGACAAAGGTAACTTTAGACTCTCGTTTACTGATTTACGAAGTGAAAGCATCATACCAGGGGTTAATTTGGATAGACAAACCGTCTCAGCGCGCTTAAACTTTCGTCCCTTGGACAAGCTGCGCGTTAATTCCAGTATTAGCTATGTAAACTCTCAAAGTGATAATAGACCGTCCAATGGATATGGTTCGGAGAACGTAAACTACTCTTTGGTAGCTTGGGGACCTCGATCTTTGGACATAAACAGTTTGCGTAATTATTGGCAGCCCGGTCTCGAAGGTCTACAGCAGTACTCCTTCAACTACACATTTTTTGACAATCCCTATTTTATTTTGTTCGAAAATCGAAACTCATTCAATCGGGATAGGGTTTTTGGAAATGTTTCCGTTTCTTATGATATAGCTGATAATCTGACCGCTAACATCCGTACCGGAATGGATTACTCCAGTGAACTACGCCAGTTCAGAAGGGCGTTTAGTTCCAATCGTTTTTCAAATGGCGGATATGCGGAACACGATGTTTTCTACAGGGAGATCAATACCGATTTCCTTTTAAACTACAACAATAGTTTTGGGGATTTTGAGGTGGATGTCTCACTGGGTGGTAACCGATTGGACCAAAAAGCGTTCACTGCACAATCCCAAACAACAAGTTTGGCGCAACCTGGAATATTCCGATTGAGTAATGCCGCTTCACCCGTTGAAGTATTCGAGTTTGAATCCAATAAACGAATCAATAGTTTCTATGGTTTGGCAAAAATTGGTTACAAGAACTATCTATATCTGGATATTACGGGCAGAAACGATTGGTCCAGCGCATTGGCCACTCCTTTCTCCGTGGATAACGTTTCCTTCTTTTATCCCTCCGTTTCGAGCAGCTTAATCCTATCGGAAATCATAGCTATGCCGCAAGAAGTGTCTTTTGCAAAGCTCCGTGCCAGTTACGCCCAAGTGGGTAATGATACCAATCCGTATCAGACTACAGGTGCGTTCATAGCGCAAACACCTTTGAACGGACAACCAACGTTTAGTGACCAGAACATCATTGCAAATCCCAATTTAAGGCCCGAGCAGACAGCCGCAATTGAAGTAGGGGCAGATGTTCGCTTTTTTGGTGATAGATTGAATCTGGATATCTCTTATTACAATGCCGTTACCAAAGATCAGATTATTTCGTTACCCATTGGAATTTCATCAGGTTTTACCCAACAGGTAGTCAACGGCGGAAAAGTGCGTTCCATAGGGGTGGAAATCATTCTGGGAGTTACACCTTTGATTACCCAAGATTTTAAATGGAACAGTACCCTTAATTTTAGCACCAATCGTTCTACTGTGGAAGATTTACCACAAGATGATGGACGTTTAACCTTGGCATTTTCTAGGATTTACGACAGTCAAAACCAAACGGTATTTGTGCAGGTGGAAGAGGGCGGACGTATTGGCGATTTGTACGGAACGGGTTATTTGAAAAACGAAAATGGTGATTTTATCCTAACCGATGAAGGACGTTACATTCCGGACAACACCTTACAAAAATTAGGAAATTTCAATCCTGACTTTATGTTAGGTTTCAACAACCAGTTCAATTACAAGAGTTGGGATTTGGGCTTTTTATTCGATTGGCGCCAAGGCGGAATCATTGTCTCGCGAACAAGGGCGTTAGGTAATGTTGGTGGACAATTGGCTGAAACCGCTTTTAGGCCAGAAGAAGGAATTGTCCCGCAAGGCGTTGTAAACACAGGTACGGTAGAAAATCCTGTTTATGTGCCCAACACCATAGCCGTAACAGCGGAAAGTTATTACCGTCAATTTTATGATAGGAACCATGAGGAAAACAATACCTATGATGCCTCCTTTTTAAAATTGCGACAGTTTTCCATTGGTTACACCTTTGATAACCTGAAATTTTTACAGCAAGATGCCAGTTTGAGACTTTCACTTATTGGTAGAAACTTGTTCGCAATTACCGAAAATCCACATTTTGATCCGGAGCAATTGGCAGTACAGGGACAAGGTTTTGTAAGTGGTATAGAGGATATGTCCTACGCCACCACAAGAAGTATCGGTTTTAAGGCGGGGTTTAATTTTTAA
- a CDS encoding bestrophin family protein, which translates to MHTKKKYSILEMVLWTRFETLLFIAIISICVAGYFFLDLQWLEIPWTPLALIGTAVAFVIGFQNNSSYGRIWEARKIWGGIVNTSRTFGMFLQDMITNEYCQTTVSQGELEKEIKILTYRHIAWMTALRYAMRAPKPWETILKQRTDREWGLLPPEMENKLENDLELYISKEDLNSILQKSNKQTALLYLQSHHLRKLKEKGLIWEFSFLELEGVLQKLFTLQGQSERIKNFPYPRHFATLNHYFMWVFILVLPLALVPQFGEIGSKIATSNPVIGKFFVWATIPFYVIVAWIFHTMERIGRTGENPFEGSANDVPISTIARGIEIDLRQNLGEGADDIPKQFPEKHHTQF; encoded by the coding sequence ATGCACACAAAAAAGAAGTATTCCATTCTAGAAATGGTCCTATGGACCAGATTTGAAACATTACTATTTATTGCAATAATTAGTATTTGCGTTGCCGGCTACTTCTTTTTGGACCTGCAATGGTTAGAAATACCTTGGACACCGTTGGCTTTGATAGGAACAGCGGTGGCTTTCGTCATCGGGTTTCAGAACAACTCGTCCTATGGTCGAATTTGGGAAGCGCGTAAAATATGGGGAGGTATTGTAAATACCTCTAGAACGTTCGGCATGTTCCTACAGGACATGATAACAAACGAATATTGTCAAACAACAGTTTCCCAAGGGGAATTGGAAAAGGAAATTAAGATATTGACCTATCGTCATATCGCATGGATGACTGCATTGCGCTACGCTATGCGAGCCCCTAAACCTTGGGAAACGATACTGAAGCAACGAACTGATCGTGAATGGGGTCTGCTTCCGCCAGAAATGGAAAATAAATTGGAAAACGATTTGGAGCTTTACATCTCAAAAGAGGACTTAAATTCCATTTTACAAAAAAGCAATAAACAGACCGCTTTGCTCTACCTACAATCGCATCATCTTAGAAAATTAAAGGAGAAAGGGCTTATTTGGGAATTTTCTTTTTTAGAGTTAGAAGGTGTTCTTCAGAAACTATTTACGCTCCAAGGCCAAAGCGAAAGAATTAAGAATTTTCCCTATCCTAGGCATTTTGCTACACTTAATCATTATTTTATGTGGGTCTTTATATTGGTACTCCCTTTGGCGCTTGTCCCGCAATTTGGAGAAATTGGCAGTAAAATAGCTACATCAAATCCAGTTATTGGTAAATTCTTTGTCTGGGCAACCATTCCCTTTTATGTAATTGTTGCCTGGATATTTCACACTATGGAAAGGATTGGACGAACTGGTGAGAACCCTTTCGAAGGTTCTGCTAATGATGTGCCTATCTCCACCATAGCAAGAGGAATTGAGATTGACCTAAGACAGAATTTAGGAGAAGGGGCCGATGACATTCCAAAACAGTTTCCCGAAAAGCATCATACGCAGTTTTAA